A stretch of Pygocentrus nattereri isolate fPygNat1 chromosome 8, fPygNat1.pri, whole genome shotgun sequence DNA encodes these proteins:
- the LOC108427879 gene encoding uncharacterized protein LOC108427879: MEETYLLKHPGVKKMILHGGRGPLPHFPSGTKLVFHFQTLLDNFERTVIDDSRKNKRPTEIFVGKMFKLEVWEVLLTSMRIGEVAEFWCDATHTGLYPIVSKGMRLAAQGKDPLEGHKHMCGMGNVFTYHSTGFPELDELMREPQPLIFIMELISVGDPLSYHRESWLMDKDEKMQMVPSLHLQGNNLVRQGHYREASEKYKEAVLLLRVVQSREMPGDEDYINVGKLIIPLVLNYCQCMLELEEYYEVIEHATELIEKHKDCVKAYYKRAKAYAAVWSEKEAKRDFLMVANLDVTLARLVHKELKILSERMKEKYWEDKERYWNMLEEKEKNKGEKENEEVKEEEIMAEQETKENLSEDVQCLQREVKEEVKSASAVKVNTQKSEAEDPKSEASERIAALIEGKDRQQMLRLIMILQDEGSFYIKEQRYAEAMVKFKEALEYVDYLQTKVVDYEGEDWDSLEKVRLPLTLNLSQCKFELGEYQEVVNLNNKLLKNHKDNLKAVYQRARAHSALYNEAEARCDFSRVVCLDPKFKPIVQQELKRLGENLRVKHIHDKKNYWTTSKEKWEKAQTKKGSKSEKKKEVKWADESKTTEESLVVVKDEGQQVKTDDSDKEEVESTFSPPGNKEQQDEKTKSLNKEQAGCPGLTEGKAESDNKPIDKGKGLAQAKVTRDYLDSTLRLYTDSMVRDVSLTTAQEEAVKITAGTESTEVQEELPIAGSGEQGSSEPEAKKGEGQAQQSNRAETKKKRMTSSSNRGTQGKNAVGKTFPKESPTKASASKASSAKNTSKIAKNKPKKT, translated from the exons atggaggaAACGTATCTACTCAAACATCCCGGAGTGAAGAAGATGATTTTGCATGGAGGCCGGGGCCCTCTGCCTCACTTCCCCAGCGGGACAAAG TTGGTATTCCACTTCCAGACACTATTGGACAACTTCGAGAGAACGGTGATTGACGACAGTCGCAAGAACAAGCGCCCCACCGAGATTTTCGTGGGGAAGATGTTCAAGCTGGAGGTGTGGGAGGTGCTGCTAACATCCATGAGGATCGGCGAAGTGGCGGAGTTCTGGTGCGATGCCACC CACACAGGACTGTACCCGATCGTCTCTAAAGGAATGCGACTGGCCGCTCAGGGAAAAGACCCACTGGAAGGGCACAAACACATGTGTGGTATGGGCAATGTGTTCACCTACCACTCCACAGGCTTCCCTGAGCTCGATGAGCTGATGAGAGAGCCACAGCCGCTAATCTTCATCATGGAGCTAATCTCG GTGGGCGACCCGCTCTCCTACCACCGCGAGTCCTGGCTTATGGACAAGGACGAGAAGATGCAAATGGTgccctccctccatctccagGGCAACAACCTGGTCCGGCAGGGCCACTACCGTGAGGCCTCCGAGAAGTACAAGGAGGCTGTGCTGCTGCTTCGGGTTGTCCAGTCCAGG GAGATGCCGGGAGATGAGGATTATATTAACGTGGGCAAGCTCATCATCCCTCTGGTCCTCAACTACTGTCAGTGTATGCTGGAGCTAGAAGAATACTATGAGGTGATTGAGCACGCCACCGAACTGATAGAGAAGCACAAAG ACTGCGTGAAGGCTTATTATAAACGAGCAAAAGCTTATGCTGCCGTGTGGAGTGAGAAGGAGGCCAAGCGAGACTTCCTGATGGTGGCCAACTTGGATGTGACTCTAGCCAGGCTGGTGCATAAAGAGCTGAAGATCCTCTCTGAAAGAATGAAGGAGAAATACTGGGAGGACAAGGAGAGGTACTGGAACATGCttgaggagaaagagaagaataagggagaaaaagagaatgaggaGGTGAAGGAGGAAGAAATAATGGCTGAGCAGGAGACAAAAGAGAATCTGAGTGAGGATGTCCAGTGTCTTCAGCGGGAGGTCAAAGAGGAGGTGAAGAGTGCATCAGCTGTTAAGGTAAACACGCAAAAGAGTGAAGCAGAAGATCCGAAGTCAGAGGCCAGTGAGCGAATAGCAGCTCTGATTGAGGGCAAGGACCGGCAGCAGATGTTACGGCTAATTATGATTCTCCAAGATGAAGGCAGTTTCTATATTAAGGAACAGCGTTATGCTGAGGCCATGGTGAAATTCAAGGAGGCCCTGGAGTATGTAGACTATCTTCAGACCAAG GTAGTGGACTATGAGGGAGAAGACTGGGACTCCCTAGAGAAAGTGCGTCTGCCACTCACTCTCAATCTCAGCCAGTGCAAGTTTGAGCTTGGGGAATACCAAGAGGTGGTCAATCTCAACAACAAACTGCTGAAGAATCACAAAG ACAATCTGAAAGCTGTCTATCAGCGTGCTCGTGCTCATTCAGCCTTGTACAATGAGGCTGAAGCTCGGTGTGACTTCTCCAGAGTGGTGTGTCTCGACCCCAAGTTCAAGCCCATCGTGCAGCAAGAGCTGAAGAGGCTTGGAGAGAATCTCCGGGTCAAGCATATTCATGATAAGAAGAACTACTGGACCACCAGTAAGGAGAAGTGGGAGAAGGCCCAGACCAAAAAAGGTAGCAAgtctgaaaagaaaaaggaggtgAAATGGGCAGATGAGAGCAAAACTACCGAAGAGAGCTTGGTAGTGGTCAAGGATGAAGGACAACAAGTGAAAACTGATGACTCTGACAAAGAAGAGGTGGAGAGCACATTCAGCCCACCAGGCAATAAAGAGCAACAGGACGAGAAAACAAAAAGCTTGAACAAGGAGCAGGCAGGCTGTCCGGGCCTAACAGAGGGGAAGGCAGAGTCAGATAACAAGCCTATAGATAAGGGCAAAGGTTTAGCCCAAGCCAAAGTCACGAGAGATTATCTGGACAGTACACTGAGATTGTACACTGATAGCATGGTCAGGGATGTCTCTCTTACAACTGCCCAGGAAGAGGCTGTTAAAATCACAGCTGGAACAGAGAGCACTGAAGTCCAAGAAGAGCTCCCCATAGCAGGCAGTGGGGAGCAGGGCTCTAGTGAGCCAGAGGCTAAAAAGGGAGAAGGACAGGCACAACAGAGCAACAGGGCCGAGACCAAGAAAAAAAGGATGACTAGTAGTAGTAACCGGGGCACTCAGGGAAAGAACGCAGTTGGAAAAacgtttcctaaagaatcaccCACTAAAGCCAGTGCATCCAAAGCATCATCTGCGAAAAACACTTCTAAAATTGCTAAAAACAAAcctaaaaaaacatga